Proteins encoded within one genomic window of Humulus lupulus chromosome 1, drHumLupu1.1, whole genome shotgun sequence:
- the LOC133832185 gene encoding uncharacterized protein LOC133832185 — translation MAIVAHFDLELNKMDVRAAFLNGDLSEDVYMNQPVGFEKSCKEHVAVDQITANNNFCFAQHQNNQGSPQSSIPGHIVINRDRENVDCNIFNEYFAENPQFNDSMFRRRFQMGCALFLHIFDAIQGHDNYFVQRRDGIGKLGLSGLQKVTTVFLMLTYGVPADATDEYIKIRESTALESLKQFCRAFVEVFGACYL, via the exons ATGGCTATTgttgctcattttgatctagaactcaatAAAATGGATGTTAGGGCcgccttcttgaatggagatttatCTGAAGATGTTTACATGAATCAACCTGTTGGTTTTGAGAAGTCTTGCAAAGAACACGTG GCGGTAGATCAAATTACCGCTAACAACAATTTCTGCTTTGCTCAACACCAAAACAACCAAGGCTCACCCCAGAGCTCAATTCCTGGTCATATCGTTATCAACCGTGACCGGGAAAATGTTGATTGTAACATCTTCAATGAATATTTTGCAGAGAATCCTCAGTTTAATGATTCTATGTTTCGCCGAAGATTTCAAATGGGTTGTGCTTTGTTCCTTCATATTTTTGATGCTATACAAGGCCATGACAATTACTTCGTCCAACGAAGGGATGGAATCGGTAAACTTGGGCTATCGGGTTTGCAAAAAGTAACAACTGTATTTTTAATGTTGACATACGGTGTACCAGCAGATGCTACCGATGAATACATCAAAATAAGAGAATCTACTGCTTTAGAAAGTTTGAAGCAATTTTGTCGTGCTTTTGTCGAGGTATTTGGAGCCTGCTATCTCTAA